tccttctgacatctttcccagcatgaaatggctgaggtatctgagggagcagggacgtgactttgagcgttttctgctTCTGCCCCCAGGTTTTAGTCTTAGGAGCCCTCGACCCCATGATTCCGTGGACCAACTCTCTCAGGGAGAGGTAGCTGTCGTTACTGCTGCCTTTAGATTGGGTCTTAGATTTCCTTTGCAtccctttgtgatggacgtcTTAGAGGGGTATGGTattggccttgctcaattgacGCCTAACTCTTGGGCAAACATTTTTGGATTTATTGCCAAATGCTCTTTGAGCGGCAtcaccccttcctttcctgctttccttcgtCTTGTAGTTATTGCCCCTTCCTCTCGTTCTCCCCATCGATGGTTCACCCTTTATAGCCGTCGAggatataagacggtggtgggtaagacttctagttgggtttggtggaggaagaagtgatCTATTGTTCGAATGGAAGACCTCTCTCTTTCAAGGCGTCTTTCTAGGTGGAACCGTCGGCCCCGTTATTTATCTAGAGAGGACGCCTTCCCTCGCCTTTCGTCAAGGGATTGGGGACTAGTAAAGCCCTTGTTCCAGGCcgagatgtatcggctgtcgtcaaagagccatgcctgggtgcctaatgcttggcttccccatgtaggccagttcaccaatatagtctttctttcggtcgttggtctttgttcctatttgagtagaggtagtttTCCATAGACTTTCACTCAACatcgtttttcttttttcttctactAACCCTTGGTTCTGTAGATTCTGCCATGGATCGTTTATCCTCCGAGGAAAAGGGCGTAGTGGACGTACCCGCTTGGCTGTCCGAGGTATACACtgaggacattctcaaggccgtggaggccaagaaaaaggactcctccaagaagtccgacgagggtgcctctggtgacGTCGCCAAGGTATTTTTTGTGCTTTTACTATGCCTCTATtcctttcagatttcgatttggTAGTTGACTTCTTACATTTTTTAGGAGCCCACTTCGTCAGCTACGAAGAAGCGTCCTGCATCTTCAACGGTGGCTCCTAAGCCAAAGCGgcccttctttaagaagatgggtACGTCCGATGCTGCAGTAAAGCCGTCGGTATCAAAACCGTCTGCTCCTCTAGCTGGGGGAGAGGTTCTCCTTAACCAGGCGTCCATTCCTCCATCTGAGCATAAGGAAGTCTCTCCCCAGGTGGACACTGAATGGGATTCCGCTGCCAGAGCGGCTGCTGACGAAGTAGCAGCTGAACAGGCTGAGGCTGCTGACGCCACCACCTCGTCCAAGGAGgacaagggtaaaggcaaggaAGTTGGCgctccttctactgataatGCCTCCATGC
This Spinacia oleracea cultivar Varoflay chromosome 6, BTI_SOV_V1, whole genome shotgun sequence DNA region includes the following protein-coding sequences:
- the LOC130463996 gene encoding uncharacterized protein, translating into MDRLSSEEKGVVDVPAWLSEVYTEDILKAVEAKKKDSSKKSDEGASGDVAKEPTSSATKKRPASSTVAPKPKRPFFKKMGTSDAAVKPSVSKPSAPLAGGEVLLNQASIPPSEHKEVSPQVDTEWDSAARAAADEVAAEQAEAADATTSSKEDKGKGKEVGAPSTDNASMPPPASPIG